The proteins below come from a single Limnobaculum xujianqingii genomic window:
- the rsmE gene encoding 16S rRNA (uracil(1498)-N(3))-methyltransferase, producing MRIPRIYHPHSLAIANDIALSDDAANHVGRVLRMQPNHQLTLFDGSNHVFDAVITRVDKKQVLVNIVDQREENLESPLNFHLGQVISRGEKMEFTIQKSIELGVNVITPLISERCGVKLDKERLEKKVQQWQKIATAACEQCGRNRIPEVRPVMNLEEWCSESDGGIKLNLHPRASQSINTLTMPVQNIRLLIGPEGGLSQDEIDMTANYDFTDILLGPRILRTETAALTAIAALQVRFGDLG from the coding sequence ATGCGTATTCCCCGCATCTATCATCCCCATTCTCTTGCTATCGCTAATGATATCGCCCTGAGCGACGATGCAGCGAATCATGTTGGTCGCGTACTGCGTATGCAGCCGAACCATCAGCTAACGCTATTTGATGGTAGCAATCATGTTTTTGATGCTGTGATTACTCGGGTTGATAAAAAGCAGGTACTGGTCAATATCGTTGACCAGCGGGAAGAGAACCTTGAGTCACCGCTTAATTTTCATCTCGGTCAGGTGATTTCTCGCGGAGAGAAGATGGAGTTTACTATCCAGAAATCTATCGAGTTGGGTGTGAATGTGATTACCCCACTGATTTCAGAACGCTGCGGCGTAAAACTGGATAAAGAGAGACTGGAAAAGAAAGTTCAACAGTGGCAAAAAATTGCCACCGCTGCCTGCGAACAGTGTGGACGTAACCGAATTCCCGAAGTTCGTCCGGTAATGAACCTCGAAGAATGGTGTTCAGAATCTGATGGCGGAATTAAATTGAATCTACACCCAAGAGCCAGCCAGAGCATTAATACGCTCACTATGCCGGTACAAAACATCCGTCTGTTAATTGGTCCTGAAGGAGGATTATCCCAGGACGAGATCGATATGACAGCGAATTACGATTTTACAGATATTCTACTCGGCCCCCGGATTCTGCGTACAGAAACCGCGGCGCTTACCGCGATTGCTGCACTACAGGTACGCTTCGGCGATCTGGGATAA
- the gshB gene encoding glutathione synthase produces the protein MIKLGIVMDPITSINIKKDSSFAMLQEAQKRGWELHYMEMNDLYLQTGEARARTRTLTVQYDKEHWFDFHQEQEIPLHDLDVILMRKDPPFDTEYIYATYILERAEAKGTLIVNKPQSLRDCNEKLFTAWFPELTPSTLVSRSAEHIRRFYAEHGDIILKPLDGMGGSSIFRVKPNDPNLSVIIETLTELGTRYCMAQNFVPQISDGDKRVLVVDGEPVPYCLARIPKQGETRGNLAAGGRGEAHPLSESDWKIARSVAPILKEKGLVFVGLDIIGDKLTEINVTSPTCIREIEAAFPDVSITGMLMDAIERRIK, from the coding sequence ATGATCAAACTCGGCATCGTGATGGACCCGATTACGTCCATCAACATTAAGAAAGACTCCAGCTTTGCTATGCTGCAAGAAGCTCAAAAACGCGGCTGGGAATTGCACTATATGGAAATGAACGATCTTTATCTACAGACCGGAGAGGCTCGCGCCCGTACGCGTACGCTAACGGTTCAGTATGATAAGGAGCACTGGTTCGATTTCCATCAGGAGCAAGAGATCCCACTGCACGATCTTGATGTTATTTTGATGCGTAAAGATCCTCCATTTGATACTGAATATATCTACGCAACCTATATTCTGGAACGTGCAGAAGCAAAAGGCACGCTGATCGTCAACAAGCCTCAAAGCCTGCGCGACTGCAACGAAAAACTGTTTACCGCCTGGTTCCCTGAGCTAACGCCGTCTACGCTGGTTTCCCGCAGTGCAGAGCATATCCGCCGTTTCTATGCAGAGCATGGTGACATTATCCTTAAACCATTGGATGGCATGGGTGGTTCCTCTATTTTCCGCGTTAAACCAAACGACCCTAATCTGTCGGTAATCATTGAAACCTTGACTGAATTAGGCACCCGTTACTGTATGGCACAAAACTTTGTGCCACAGATTTCGGATGGTGATAAGCGCGTTCTGGTCGTGGATGGCGAGCCGGTTCCTTATTGCCTGGCACGTATTCCAAAGCAGGGAGAAACTCGTGGCAATCTGGCGGCTGGAGGACGCGGTGAAGCGCATCCTTTAAGCGAAAGTGATTGGAAAATCGCCCGTAGCGTAGCACCAATCCTGAAAGAAAAAGGATTAGTATTTGTTGGCCTGGATATCATTGGCGACAAGCTGACGGAGATTAATGTCACCAGCCCAACCTGTATCCGTGAAATTGAAGCTGCTTTCCCGGATGTTTCTATCACAGGTATGTTAATGGATGCCATTGAGCGCCGCATTAAGTAA
- the speA gene encoding biosynthetic arginine decarboxylase — translation MTNGSASKMMRTYNVAHWGGGYYGVNEFGHITVCPDPDLPDARVDLATLVQGMQAQGQRLPSLFCFPQILQHRLRSINAAFKRARESFGYEGNYFLVYPIKVNQQRRVIESLVNSGEPLGLEAGSKAELMAVLGHAGFTRSVIVCNGYKDREYIRLALTGEKLGHKVYLVIEKMSEIKVVLEEAKRLDVIPRLGVRARLASQGSGKWQASGGDKSKFGLSASQVLTLVDTLRDAGRLDSLQLLHFHLGSQLSNIRDIATGVRESARFYVELHKLGVNIQCFDVGGGLGVDYEGTRSQSDCSVNYGLNEYANNVIWGIGEACNEHGLPHPTVITESGRAVTAHHTVLVSNVIGVERNEFEVPQPPNEDAPRALCSLWDTWLEMQEPENRRSLREWLHDSQLDLNDVHTQYAHGMLDLTDRAYAEQLYLTICHHIQLQLEPSNRAHLPIIDELDERMADKLYVNFSLFQSMPDAWGIDQLFPVLPLSGLDKDPERRVVLLDITCDSDGAIDHYIDGDGMATTMPMPPYDPENPPLLGFFMVGAYQEILGNMHNLFGDTASVDVFVFNDGSVEVEQSEEGNTVAEMLEYVQLNPETLMTRYREQIKSANLSPELEEQFLEEFEAGLYGYTYLEDE, via the coding sequence ATGACAAACGGTTCCGCAAGCAAAATGATGCGTACTTATAATGTCGCTCACTGGGGTGGTGGTTATTATGGTGTGAATGAATTTGGCCATATTACTGTCTGTCCGGATCCTGACTTACCTGATGCACGCGTGGATCTGGCAACGTTAGTTCAGGGAATGCAAGCACAGGGGCAGCGCCTGCCATCGTTGTTTTGTTTTCCACAAATACTTCAGCATCGTTTGCGTTCTATTAATGCTGCGTTTAAACGTGCACGTGAGTCGTTTGGTTATGAAGGCAACTATTTTTTAGTTTATCCGATTAAAGTTAATCAACAGCGTCGGGTAATTGAGTCACTGGTTAATTCCGGTGAACCTTTGGGACTGGAAGCCGGTTCCAAAGCTGAATTAATGGCGGTATTAGGTCATGCAGGGTTTACCCGCTCAGTGATCGTCTGCAACGGTTATAAAGATCGTGAATATATTCGTCTGGCGTTAACCGGGGAAAAACTCGGGCATAAAGTTTATCTGGTCATTGAAAAAATGTCTGAGATAAAGGTGGTTCTGGAAGAGGCCAAACGTCTGGATGTCATTCCTCGCCTTGGCGTTCGCGCTCGTCTGGCTTCTCAGGGTTCTGGTAAATGGCAGGCCAGCGGTGGTGATAAGTCTAAATTTGGTTTATCAGCTTCTCAGGTACTGACACTGGTCGATACGTTGCGTGATGCCGGGCGTTTGGACAGCCTGCAACTGCTGCACTTCCATCTGGGATCTCAGCTATCTAATATTCGTGATATTGCCACTGGCGTACGTGAATCAGCCCGTTTCTACGTAGAACTGCATAAACTGGGTGTCAATATTCAATGCTTCGACGTTGGTGGCGGTTTAGGCGTGGATTATGAAGGTACACGCTCTCAGTCTGATTGTTCAGTGAACTATGGCCTGAACGAATATGCGAATAACGTTATCTGGGGAATCGGTGAAGCCTGTAATGAACATGGTTTACCGCACCCAACGGTGATTACAGAATCCGGACGTGCAGTAACGGCGCACCATACGGTTTTGGTATCTAACGTGATTGGTGTGGAGCGCAATGAATTTGAAGTGCCGCAACCACCTAATGAAGATGCTCCCCGTGCTTTATGTAGCCTGTGGGACACCTGGCTGGAGATGCAAGAGCCAGAAAATCGTCGCTCACTGCGGGAGTGGTTGCACGATAGCCAGCTGGATTTGAATGATGTGCATACTCAATATGCACACGGCATGCTGGATTTAACCGACCGCGCTTATGCCGAGCAGCTTTATCTGACCATTTGTCATCATATTCAGCTACAGCTTGAACCAAGCAATCGTGCCCATCTTCCCATCATTGATGAGCTGGATGAGCGTATGGCGGATAAACTTTATGTTAACTTCTCGCTGTTCCAGTCAATGCCAGACGCATGGGGTATCGACCAGCTGTTTCCAGTATTGCCACTGAGCGGGTTAGATAAAGATCCTGAGCGCCGGGTAGTATTACTGGATATCACCTGTGATTCTGATGGGGCTATTGACCACTATATCGACGGTGACGGTATGGCAACCACTATGCCAATGCCGCCTTACGATCCGGAGAACCCTCCGCTGTTAGGCTTCTTTATGGTTGGCGCCTATCAGGAAATTCTGGGTAATATGCATAACCTGTTTGGTGATACCGCATCAGTTGATGTGTTCGTCTTTAACGATGGCAGCGTTGAAGTTGAACAGTCTGAAGAGGGCAATACGGTTGCGGAAATGCTGGAGTATGTTCAGCTTAATCCGGAAACCCTGATGACTCGCTATCGCGAACAAATCAAGAGCGCCAATTTAAGCCCTGAGCTTGAAGAGCAGTTCCTGGAAGAGTTTGAAGCCGGGCTGTATGGTTATACTTATCTTGAAGATGAGTAA
- the metK gene encoding methionine adenosyltransferase — protein MAQHLFTSESVSEGHPDKIADQISDAVLDAILEQDPKARVACETYIKTGMVLVGGEITTSAWVDIEELTRRTVCDIGYTHSDMGFDANSCAVLSAIGKQSRDINQGVDRSDPLEQGAGDQGIMFGYATNETEVLMPAPITYAHRLMERQAEVRKNGTLPWLRPDAKSQVTFMYDNGKISGIDAVVLSTQHSDHIGQKDLQEAVMEHIIKPVLPAEWLSANTKYFINPTGRFVIGGPMGDCGLTGRKIIVDTYGGAARHGGGAFSGKDPSKVDRSAAYAARYVAKNIVAAGLAERCEIQVSYAIGVAEPTSIMLETFGTEKIPHDRLIQLVREFFDLRPYGLIKMLDLIRPIYQQTAAYGHFGREHFPWEKTDKAAMLREAAGLK, from the coding sequence ATGGCCCAACACCTGTTTACTTCCGAATCCGTATCCGAAGGGCATCCTGACAAAATTGCCGACCAAATTTCTGACGCGGTGCTTGATGCAATTCTTGAGCAAGATCCTAAAGCGCGCGTAGCCTGTGAAACCTATATTAAGACCGGTATGGTTTTAGTCGGCGGTGAAATCACAACTTCCGCCTGGGTGGATATTGAAGAACTCACTCGTCGTACCGTATGTGACATTGGTTACACACACTCAGATATGGGATTTGATGCTAATTCTTGTGCGGTATTAAGCGCTATTGGCAAACAATCACGTGATATCAATCAAGGTGTTGACCGCAGCGACCCGTTAGAACAAGGTGCTGGCGATCAGGGCATCATGTTTGGTTATGCAACTAACGAAACCGAAGTTTTAATGCCTGCACCAATTACTTATGCTCACCGCTTAATGGAGCGTCAGGCAGAAGTACGTAAAAATGGTACCCTGCCTTGGCTACGTCCGGATGCTAAAAGCCAGGTCACCTTTATGTATGACAATGGCAAAATCAGCGGTATTGATGCGGTAGTATTATCAACTCAACACTCTGACCATATCGGCCAAAAAGATCTGCAGGAAGCGGTAATGGAACACATCATTAAACCGGTTCTACCTGCTGAATGGTTATCAGCTAATACCAAATACTTTATTAACCCAACCGGCCGCTTCGTCATTGGTGGACCAATGGGTGACTGTGGATTAACCGGTCGTAAAATTATCGTTGATACCTACGGCGGTGCAGCTCGTCACGGCGGCGGGGCATTCTCCGGCAAAGATCCTTCTAAAGTTGACCGTTCTGCAGCCTATGCTGCACGCTACGTGGCTAAAAATATCGTGGCTGCTGGCCTGGCGGAGCGCTGCGAAATTCAAGTTTCTTACGCTATTGGTGTTGCTGAGCCAACCTCAATTATGCTGGAAACCTTCGGCACCGAAAAAATTCCACACGACCGTTTAATTCAATTGGTTCGCGAGTTCTTCGACCTGCGTCCTTATGGATTAATTAAAATGCTGGATTTGATCAGACCTATTTATCAGCAAACCGCAGCTTACGGTCATTTTGGTCGTGAACATTTCCCATGGGAAAAAACAGACAAAGCGGCAATGCTGCGCGAAGCTGCCGGACTTAAATAA
- a CDS encoding YggS family pyridoxal phosphate-dependent enzyme yields MTTIQQNLEAVRHRIAEAAQQCGRSPKEVQLLAVSKTKPVEAIQEAIDAGQRLFGENYVQEGVDKIQHFNSTAESEQLEWHFIGPLQSNKSRLVAEHFHWMHTLDREKIARRLSEQRPAAMPPLNVLIQINISDEQSKSGIKLEELSELAAQIHNLPHLTLRGLMTIPAPENDPARQLIVFQKMTQAFNQLKTAYPQIDTLSMGMTDDMDNAIRAGSTMVRIGTAIFGARDYTL; encoded by the coding sequence ATGACAACTATCCAACAGAATCTAGAAGCAGTCAGGCACCGTATCGCTGAAGCAGCGCAACAATGCGGCCGTTCTCCCAAAGAAGTTCAGTTACTTGCAGTGAGTAAAACAAAACCTGTGGAGGCGATTCAGGAAGCGATTGATGCAGGTCAGCGCCTGTTTGGCGAAAACTATGTGCAGGAAGGCGTCGATAAAATTCAGCACTTTAACAGCACAGCTGAATCAGAGCAGTTGGAATGGCATTTTATTGGCCCACTGCAATCGAACAAGAGCCGACTGGTTGCTGAGCACTTCCACTGGATGCATACTCTGGACAGAGAGAAGATTGCCAGACGTTTAAGTGAACAGCGGCCAGCAGCTATGCCGCCGCTAAATGTACTTATTCAGATTAATATCAGTGATGAACAGAGTAAATCCGGTATTAAACTTGAGGAGTTGTCAGAGCTGGCGGCCCAAATTCACAATCTGCCTCACCTGACACTGCGTGGACTAATGACCATCCCAGCGCCGGAAAACGATCCTGCCCGTCAACTTATCGTATTTCAAAAAATGACACAGGCGTTTAACCAGCTTAAAACTGCCTATCCACAAATTGATACCCTCTCTATGGGAATGACTGACGACATGGATAATGCTATTCGCGCAGGCAGTACCATGGTGCGCATTGGTACTGCTATATTTGGTGCACGTGACTATACCTTGTAA
- a CDS encoding type IV pilus twitching motility protein PilT, giving the protein MNVCQLITDSVKQNGSDLHLSAGHLPVLRVNGDLHYFGESLLPPEWLSEQLLALLASEQRVTFQQQGQLDFALTIEDIRLRVNLFQQSDGISAAFRFIRNDIPPPELLGIPDSLIAMSSCLDGLVIVAGATGSGKSTTLAALISMINQQSARHIITLEDPIEFIHHSHRCLIQQREVGRHVESFSQGLRAALRQDPDIILLGELRDVETIHMALTAAETGHLVFATLHTRSAVQSIERIIDVFPAEEKRFVSTQLANSLQAVVCQQLLPCSKGGRIAAYEVLVNTPAVSNMIREGKHHQLLTLLQTGAVNGMQTMEQCRSRLLSNGLIMG; this is encoded by the coding sequence ATGAATGTATGCCAATTAATAACTGATAGTGTAAAGCAAAATGGGTCCGATCTGCACCTTTCTGCCGGGCATTTGCCAGTATTGCGCGTGAACGGGGATTTACACTACTTTGGCGAAAGTTTACTACCGCCAGAATGGCTGTCAGAACAACTGTTAGCGCTCTTAGCCAGTGAACAACGAGTGACATTTCAGCAACAGGGGCAGTTAGATTTTGCCTTAACGATTGAAGACATACGTCTTCGGGTGAATCTTTTTCAGCAGAGCGATGGCATATCTGCCGCTTTTCGCTTTATTCGAAATGATATACCTCCGCCAGAGTTGTTAGGGATTCCTGATTCGTTGATAGCCATGAGCAGTTGCCTTGATGGCTTGGTTATCGTTGCCGGAGCGACCGGGAGTGGGAAATCGACCACGCTGGCTGCTCTGATAAGCATGATTAATCAGCAGTCAGCTCGCCACATTATTACGCTGGAAGATCCCATCGAGTTTATACATCACAGTCATCGTTGCCTGATTCAGCAGCGTGAGGTCGGCAGGCATGTGGAAAGCTTCTCTCAGGGGTTACGTGCGGCATTGCGACAGGACCCGGATATTATCTTGCTGGGGGAGTTGAGGGATGTGGAAACTATCCATATGGCATTAACCGCAGCGGAGACCGGGCATCTGGTATTTGCCACCTTGCATACCCGTTCTGCAGTGCAATCAATTGAACGCATTATTGATGTGTTCCCGGCTGAAGAGAAACGTTTTGTTAGTACTCAATTGGCAAACAGTTTACAGGCAGTAGTTTGTCAGCAGCTTTTACCCTGTAGTAAAGGTGGACGTATCGCTGCTTATGAAGTGCTGGTGAATACTCCTGCAGTGAGCAATATGATTCGGGAAGGTAAACACCACCAGCTATTAACACTGTTACAAACCGGAGCGGTTAATGGAATGCAAACCATGGAGCAATGTAGAAGCCGCTTATTATCGAACGGGTTGATTATGGGGTAG
- a CDS encoding SprT family zinc-dependent metalloprotease produces the protein MTTLRLPIATQQAVMRCLRHYLALANRHLETEYSEPKVTYRQRGTTAGTAHLTHWEIRLNAVLLVENGQQFIDDVVPHELAHLLVYRQFGRVSPHGAEWQWMMEKVLGVSATRTHCFDVMSVQGKTFTYICNCQTHQLTVRRHNKILRKESEYRCKHCGNLLKPAET, from the coding sequence ATGACCACACTTCGCCTTCCCATCGCTACTCAGCAAGCCGTTATGCGTTGCTTACGCCATTATCTGGCACTGGCTAATCGCCATTTAGAAACTGAGTATTCAGAACCCAAAGTCACCTATCGCCAGCGTGGAACAACCGCTGGAACGGCCCATCTTACCCACTGGGAAATCCGACTTAATGCAGTGTTGCTGGTAGAAAATGGTCAACAGTTTATTGATGATGTGGTTCCCCATGAGCTGGCTCATTTACTGGTTTATCGTCAATTTGGCCGTGTATCCCCGCATGGTGCCGAATGGCAATGGATGATGGAAAAAGTTCTGGGAGTTAGCGCAACCCGAACACACTGTTTTGATGTGATGTCGGTACAGGGGAAAACTTTTACCTATATCTGTAATTGCCAAACGCATCAGTTAACCGTACGCCGCCACAACAAAATCCTGCGTAAAGAGAGTGAGTATCGTTGTAAGCACTGCGGCAATCTGTTGAAACCAGCTGAAACCTAA
- a CDS encoding YqgE/AlgH family protein — protein MNLQHHFLIAMPTLEDPCFSHSVVYICEHNQNGTMGLVINKPLGELTVEEVLAKLDIYPTPKVSNIHLNNPVLDGGPLADDRGFILHTPRQKFSSSIQINEHVMITSSKDVLETLGTASQPSEALVALGYAGWDAGQLERELLENSWLTVEADTNILFHVPVNQRWQTAARKLGVNIHTIATQVGHA, from the coding sequence ATGAACTTACAACACCATTTTCTTATTGCGATGCCTACCCTGGAAGATCCCTGCTTTAGCCATTCGGTTGTGTACATTTGCGAACACAATCAGAATGGCACGATGGGATTGGTTATTAACAAACCTCTCGGAGAGCTAACCGTCGAAGAAGTACTCGCGAAGCTGGATATCTACCCCACGCCAAAGGTATCCAATATTCATTTAAACAATCCAGTATTGGATGGCGGACCGCTGGCTGACGATCGGGGATTTATTTTGCATACCCCTCGCCAGAAATTTTCATCCAGTATCCAGATCAATGAACATGTTATGATCACCTCATCGAAAGATGTATTAGAAACCCTGGGTACCGCCTCTCAGCCATCCGAAGCACTGGTTGCTTTAGGTTATGCCGGGTGGGATGCAGGTCAATTAGAACGGGAACTGCTGGAAAACAGCTGGTTGACCGTTGAGGCAGATACCAACATTCTATTTCACGTTCCGGTCAATCAACGCTGGCAAACAGCCGCGAGGAAGTTGGGTGTGAACATCCATACTATTGCAACACAAGTAGGTCACGCATAA
- the ruvX gene encoding Holliday junction resolvase RuvX: protein MSNRTVLGFDFGTKSIGAAIGQEVTGTARPLASFKARDGSPDWQQIEKLLKEWQPDLVVVGLPLNMDGTEQPVTAQAKKFANRLHGRFGVQIQLHDERLSTVEAKADLFSRGGFRALDKGSVDAASAVIILESWFEQQLG, encoded by the coding sequence ATGTCTAACCGTACTGTATTAGGATTTGATTTTGGCACCAAGAGCATCGGTGCAGCTATCGGCCAGGAAGTTACCGGTACTGCTCGCCCTCTTGCTTCATTTAAGGCCAGGGATGGCAGCCCCGACTGGCAACAAATCGAAAAATTGCTGAAAGAATGGCAACCTGATTTAGTGGTGGTTGGGCTTCCATTGAATATGGATGGAACTGAGCAACCAGTTACTGCTCAGGCAAAAAAGTTTGCCAATCGCCTACACGGTAGATTTGGAGTGCAAATCCAATTACACGATGAACGTCTAAGTACGGTAGAAGCTAAAGCTGACTTGTTTTCCCGTGGCGGTTTTCGCGCACTGGACAAAGGCAGCGTAGACGCTGCCTCTGCGGTAATCATTCTGGAAAGTTGGTTTGAACAACAGCTCGGTTAA